From a region of the Lactuca sativa cultivar Salinas chromosome 4, Lsat_Salinas_v11, whole genome shotgun sequence genome:
- the LOC128133436 gene encoding uncharacterized protein LOC128133436, with translation MQKERGFYQKEESVMEKKVDLEEMFTRFIVAYEKRHNDHDAAIQETRNMLRNQQASILNIEKQLGQLAHQVNERRSCQLPSNAENNPRMENVNAVTSSYEEIFTPAQKISKVNTEKAEEAMSDEKVRAYIDFMEHVRALQVNVPFVETMLQTPKYFNLLEGLFAARKDLAEVGKIVLSELPEKKGDPGSIIIPCQFGNVLATQALTDSGASINLMPFSFFKKLNLPEPRPINMKIHLADKTTIQPRGVCEDLLIKVDKFIFPVDFVVLDMEEDPGIPIILGRSFLNTACALIDVCESTLMVRVGDESAVFKALPGIKQEEGRKEEISFIDLDDEILQKELALLQEEDPSKFLLSSGGNEDVDKDLEEIEK, from the exons atgCAGAAAGAGAGGGGATTTTATCAAAAGGAAGAATCGGTAATGGAAAAGAAAGTCGATTTAGAAGAGATGTTCACTAGATTTATAGTCGCGTACgagaaaagacataatgatcatgaTGCTGCAATACAAGAGACCAGAAATATGCTAAGGAATCAGCAGGCATCTATTCTCAATATTGAGAAACAGCTAGGAcaacttgcacatcaagtgaacgAGAGAAGATCATGTCAACTTCCAAGTAACGCTGAGAAtaatccaagaatggagaatgtgaaCGCTGTGACTTCCAGCTATGAAGAAATTTTCACACCTGCACAGAAGATCTCCAAGGTGAATACAGAAAAGGCAGAAGA AGCCATGTCTGATGAAAAGGTTAGAGCATACATAGATTTTATGGAGCATGTTCGAGCCCTTCAAGTCAACGTTCCATTTGTAGAAACAATGCTTCAAACGCCCAAGTATTTTAACTTGCTAGAGGGTCTTTTTGCTGCTAGAAAAGATTTAGCTGAAGTCGGGAAGATAGTATTGAGTGAGCTACCAGAAAAGAAGGGCGATCCGGGGAGCATCATAATTCCTTGCCAATTTGGAAATGTACTTGCCACTCAAGCGTTGACCGATTCGGGTGCAAGTATCAACTTAATGCCCTTCTCTTTCTTCAAGAAGCTGAATTTACCGGAGCCAAGGCCTAttaatatgaagatccatttggcggacaagACGACTATTCAACCAAGAggtgtttgtgaagatctcctcATTAAGGTCGACAAATTTATTTTTCCCGTGGACTTTGTGGTACTTGATATGGAAGAAGATCCCggaattccaattattttggggagatcattttTGAACACCGCATGCGCATTGATAGATGTATGCGAGTCCACACTAATGGTGAGGGTAGGAGATGAGTCAGCGGTGTTTAAAGCTTTACCAGGGATCAAgcaagaagaaggaagaaaagaagaaatCTCATTCATTGATTTGGATGATGAAATACTTCAAAAAGAACTTGcacttttgcaagaagaagatccaagtaaGTTTTTGCTATCCTCTGGAGGTAATGAAGATGTtgacaaagacttggaggagatCGAGAAGTGA